One Stenotrophomonas oahuensis genomic region harbors:
- a CDS encoding non-heme iron oxygenase ferredoxin subunit: MSETWTFVCATAELLPGEMKSTFDEVTGTPIVVFNLDGELYALEDQCTHEEFELSSGTFNTEEGSIECVLHSARFDVRDGRALCAPAYTPVPKFPVKREHDGVWTRDDRD; this comes from the coding sequence ATGAGCGAGACCTGGACCTTCGTCTGCGCCACCGCCGAACTGCTGCCGGGCGAAATGAAGAGCACGTTTGACGAGGTCACCGGCACCCCGATCGTGGTGTTCAACCTGGACGGCGAGCTGTATGCGCTGGAAGACCAGTGCACACACGAGGAGTTCGAGCTGTCCTCGGGCACCTTCAATACCGAAGAAGGCAGCATCGAATGCGTGCTGCACAGCGCGCGCTTCGACGTGCGCGACGGTCGGGCGCTGTGCGCCCCGGCCTATACCCCGGTGCCGAAATTTCCGGTGAAGCGCGAACACGACGGGGTCTGGACCCGCGACGACCGCGATTGA
- a CDS encoding GNAT family N-acetyltransferase, giving the protein MSTLTFRAATLADIPALITLVTSAYRGDASRAGWTTEADMLDGARIDAHGLQADIERPRSTVLLAERNGALVACAHVADEGGKGYFGMFSVDPAQQGGGIGKQVMDAAEAHAAREWGVPVMQMTVIDIRDELIAFYERRGYARTGIKKPFPYGDERFGIPKRDDLRFEVLEKPLVVQP; this is encoded by the coding sequence ATGAGCACCCTGACCTTCCGCGCCGCCACCCTGGCCGACATCCCCGCCCTGATCACCCTGGTCACCTCGGCCTACCGTGGCGACGCCAGCCGCGCCGGCTGGACCACCGAAGCCGACATGCTGGACGGTGCGCGCATCGACGCCCACGGCCTGCAGGCCGACATCGAACGCCCGCGCAGCACGGTGCTGCTGGCCGAACGCAACGGTGCACTCGTCGCCTGCGCACATGTCGCCGACGAGGGCGGCAAGGGCTACTTCGGCATGTTCTCGGTTGACCCGGCCCAGCAGGGCGGCGGCATCGGCAAGCAGGTGATGGACGCCGCTGAAGCGCATGCCGCCCGCGAATGGGGCGTGCCGGTGATGCAGATGACCGTCATCGACATCCGCGACGAGCTGATCGCCTTCTACGAGCGCCGCGGCTATGCCCGCACCGGGATCAAGAAGCCGTTCCCGTATGGCGACGAGCGCTTTGGTATTCCCAAGCGCGACGACCTGCGCTTTGAAGTGCTGGAAAAGCCGCTGGTGGTGCAGCCATGA
- a CDS encoding energy transducer TonB family protein translates to MSSPVVSPAALERPLAAAIVVLAHIGLFAGLLWSQQRTPLQLPPPEADRTQLVLLPPRAPEVPVEEVIAPTPRDAARVQQQKPQPPRPLPVTPPRDTANWIIPPPTPPKPVTDAPAPVQQQASVAAAPPSPPLPPGPSEATPGRDSWEGRVMARLERFRRYPVPARARRQEGVAYVRVSLSREGKLLALALENGTGHALLDQAALDTFRRAEPLPPVPADRPAPVELSFPVEFFMR, encoded by the coding sequence ATGTCGTCCCCGGTGGTTTCCCCTGCTGCGCTTGAGCGCCCACTGGCCGCTGCCATCGTCGTTCTGGCACATATCGGCCTGTTCGCGGGCCTGCTCTGGAGCCAGCAGCGCACGCCACTGCAGCTGCCACCGCCGGAGGCCGACCGCACCCAGTTGGTGCTGCTGCCCCCGCGTGCGCCGGAGGTCCCGGTGGAAGAGGTCATCGCCCCGACCCCGCGCGACGCCGCCCGCGTGCAACAGCAAAAACCGCAGCCGCCCAGGCCGCTGCCAGTAACGCCACCGCGCGACACGGCGAACTGGATCATTCCCCCGCCCACACCGCCGAAGCCGGTCACCGACGCACCGGCTCCGGTGCAGCAGCAGGCCTCGGTGGCCGCCGCTCCTCCCAGTCCACCTCTGCCACCCGGGCCCAGCGAGGCCACGCCCGGACGCGACAGCTGGGAAGGCCGGGTGATGGCACGGCTGGAGCGCTTCCGCCGTTACCCGGTGCCGGCGCGCGCGCGCCGCCAGGAGGGCGTGGCCTATGTGCGGGTCAGCCTGTCGCGCGAAGGCAAGCTGCTGGCGCTGGCGCTGGAAAACGGCACCGGCCACGCGTTGCTGGACCAGGCCGCGCTGGATACCTTCCGCCGCGCCGAACCGCTGCCGCCGGTGCCAGCAGACCGTCCGGCCCCGGTGGAGCTGTCGTTCCCGGTTGAATTTTTCATGCGTTGA
- a CDS encoding cysteine desulfurase: MNLSTPRPLGDTIDAPDWDRVRLDFPLLMREVHGKPLVYFDNANTGQKPVQVIGAVDEFYRRYNANVSRAVHALGTEATDAYEGARNKLARFLSVRANELVLCSGTTFAINLIAYSWALPRLKAGDVILVSRMEHHANIVPWQLVAQRTGATIRVAEITPDGALDLDALRKAMTPEVKLLAVAHVSNVLGTVNPVREICREARKRGIITVVDGSQAVPHRKVDIPAIGCDFYAITGHKMCGPTGTGALWAKREHLDAMPPFLGGGEMIKEVSFEGTVFNDAPHKFEAGTPNIAGFIGLGVAVDYLESLGLEHVEARETELLAHFTEELNKIDGLRIFGTTPDKAAVVSFLIEGAHAHDLATLLDLEGVAVRSGQHCAHPLLQYYGVAATCRASLAFYNTHAEIERFITALNKVRKLLG; the protein is encoded by the coding sequence ATGAACCTGTCCACGCCGCGCCCGCTCGGCGACACCATCGACGCGCCCGACTGGGACCGCGTGCGCCTGGACTTCCCGCTGCTGATGCGGGAAGTGCACGGCAAGCCGCTGGTGTATTTCGACAACGCCAACACCGGCCAGAAGCCGGTGCAGGTGATCGGCGCGGTGGACGAGTTCTACCGCCGTTACAACGCCAACGTGAGCCGCGCGGTACACGCGCTGGGCACCGAGGCCACCGACGCCTACGAGGGCGCACGCAACAAGCTGGCGCGCTTCCTCAGCGTGCGCGCCAACGAGCTGGTGTTGTGCAGCGGCACCACCTTCGCGATCAATCTGATCGCCTATTCGTGGGCACTCCCGCGCCTGAAGGCCGGTGATGTGATCCTGGTCTCGCGGATGGAGCACCACGCCAACATCGTGCCCTGGCAGCTGGTCGCCCAGCGCACCGGCGCGACCATCCGCGTGGCCGAGATCACCCCCGATGGCGCACTGGATCTGGACGCGCTGCGCAAGGCGATGACCCCGGAAGTGAAGCTGCTCGCGGTAGCACACGTTTCCAACGTGCTCGGCACGGTCAACCCGGTGCGCGAGATCTGCCGGGAAGCGCGCAAGCGCGGCATCATCACCGTAGTCGACGGCTCGCAGGCGGTCCCGCACCGCAAGGTCGACATTCCGGCCATCGGCTGCGACTTCTACGCCATCACCGGCCACAAGATGTGCGGCCCCACCGGCACCGGTGCGCTGTGGGCCAAGCGTGAGCATCTGGATGCGATGCCGCCGTTCCTTGGCGGCGGCGAGATGATCAAGGAAGTCAGCTTCGAAGGCACCGTGTTCAACGACGCCCCGCACAAGTTCGAAGCCGGTACGCCGAACATCGCCGGCTTCATCGGCCTGGGCGTGGCGGTGGACTACCTGGAGTCGCTCGGGCTGGAGCACGTGGAAGCGCGCGAAACCGAGCTTCTGGCGCACTTCACCGAAGAGCTCAACAAGATCGACGGCCTGCGCATCTTCGGCACCACGCCGGACAAGGCCGCGGTGGTGTCGTTCCTGATCGAGGGCGCACACGCCCACGACCTGGCCACCCTGCTCGACCTGGAAGGCGTCGCCGTGCGCTCCGGCCAGCACTGCGCACACCCGCTGCTGCAGTACTACGGCGTGGCCGCCACCTGCCGCGCATCGCTGGCGTTCTACAACACGCATGCGGAAATCGAGCGCTTCATCACCGCATTGAACAAGGTGCGCAAGCTGCTGGGGTGA
- the sufD gene encoding Fe-S cluster assembly protein SufD yields the protein MSALLDSLANGFCGSDARRAELDAALLAGLPGPRSEAWKYTSLRQLERRSFSPAPLTAPSVDTALLTDIASPRLVFVNGRPVQALSDLSGLPAGVQVQTLSSALQDGEEALRFLGRRFERSEEVFARLNAALADEGVLVRVEDGAQIEVPLQLVFISAAGDTDLAWHHRHLIELRAGATLGVVEHHLHVGDAAHLDNTLVHVHLAQDAVLSHARVQADSAKATTLLRTDAVLARNAQYRRIDLELGAALSRHELNVRLEGDNAQLTANGVLLGNGRRHVDTRLGIEHIARDTNSEMLWRGVAANRSRVVFHGGIHIRAGADGTDANLSNKNLLLSADAEIDTQPTLVIDADEVKAAHGATVGQLDANALFYLRSRGLPAPQAQALLSAAFCHEPLNALDARLTEQLRRQLDLALAQAGVA from the coding sequence ATGAGCGCGCTGCTCGATTCCCTTGCCAACGGCTTCTGCGGCAGCGATGCGCGCCGCGCCGAGCTCGATGCTGCCCTGCTGGCCGGCCTGCCCGGCCCGCGCAGCGAAGCTTGGAAGTACACCTCGCTGCGCCAGCTGGAACGCCGCAGCTTCAGCCCGGCACCGCTGACCGCGCCGAGCGTGGATACTGCCCTGCTGACCGACATTGCGTCGCCGCGGCTGGTGTTCGTCAACGGCCGCCCGGTGCAGGCCCTGAGCGACCTGAGCGGCCTGCCGGCTGGTGTGCAGGTGCAGACCTTGTCGTCTGCTCTGCAGGATGGCGAAGAAGCCCTGCGCTTCCTCGGCCGCCGCTTCGAGCGCAGCGAGGAAGTGTTTGCCCGCCTCAATGCCGCCCTCGCTGATGAAGGCGTACTGGTGCGCGTGGAAGACGGCGCACAGATCGAGGTTCCGCTGCAGCTGGTGTTCATCAGCGCCGCCGGCGACACCGACCTGGCCTGGCACCACCGGCATCTTATCGAGCTGCGCGCCGGTGCCACCCTGGGCGTGGTCGAGCATCACCTGCATGTGGGTGATGCCGCGCACCTGGATAACACCTTGGTGCACGTGCACCTGGCGCAGGACGCCGTGCTCTCGCACGCCCGCGTGCAGGCCGACAGTGCGAAGGCCACCACCCTGCTGCGCACCGACGCCGTGCTGGCCCGCAATGCCCAGTACCGCCGCATCGACCTGGAACTGGGTGCCGCACTGAGCCGCCACGAGCTCAACGTGCGCCTGGAAGGCGACAACGCCCAGTTGACCGCCAACGGCGTGCTGCTTGGCAATGGTCGCCGCCACGTCGATACGCGCCTGGGCATCGAGCACATCGCCCGCGATACCAACTCGGAAATGCTGTGGCGGGGTGTTGCCGCCAACCGCAGCCGCGTGGTCTTCCACGGCGGCATCCATATCCGTGCGGGTGCCGATGGCACCGATGCCAATCTGTCCAACAAGAACCTGCTGCTGTCGGCCGATGCTGAGATCGACACCCAGCCGACGCTGGTGATCGACGCGGATGAGGTGAAGGCCGCGCACGGCGCGACCGTCGGTCAGCTGGATGCCAATGCACTGTTCTACCTGCGCTCGCGCGGGTTGCCGGCACCGCAGGCGCAGGCCCTGCTCAGCGCCGCGTTCTGCCATGAGCCGCTGAACGCACTGGACGCGCGCCTGACCGAACAGCTGCGCCGCCAGCTCGACCTCGCATTGGCCCAGGCAGGCGTGGCATGA
- the sufC gene encoding Fe-S cluster assembly ATPase SufC codes for MLKIENLHARIGEKEILKGLSLTVKPGEVHAIMGPNGAGKSTLGNVLAGRDGYEVSEGSVQFEDADLLDLEPEERAAAGLFLAFQYPVEIPGVNNTYFLRAALNAQRKARGQDELDSMQFLKLVRQKLAVLHLKDELLHRGVNEGFSGGEKKRNEIFQLAVLEPKLAILDETDSGLDIDALKSVADGVNALRSADRSFLVITHYQRLLDYIKPDVVHVLADGKIVQSGGPELALQLEAHGYDFLKNRVVPEAAV; via the coding sequence ATGTTGAAGATCGAAAACCTGCACGCCCGCATCGGCGAGAAAGAAATCCTCAAGGGCCTGTCGCTGACCGTGAAGCCCGGCGAAGTGCACGCCATCATGGGTCCCAACGGTGCCGGCAAGTCCACCCTGGGCAACGTGCTGGCGGGCCGTGACGGCTATGAGGTCAGCGAAGGCAGCGTGCAGTTTGAAGACGCCGACCTGCTGGACCTGGAACCGGAAGAGCGCGCTGCCGCGGGCCTGTTCCTGGCCTTCCAGTACCCGGTCGAAATTCCGGGCGTGAACAACACCTATTTCCTGCGTGCCGCGCTCAATGCACAGCGCAAGGCCCGCGGCCAGGACGAACTGGATTCCATGCAGTTCCTCAAGCTGGTGCGCCAGAAGCTGGCCGTGCTGCACCTGAAGGACGAGCTGCTGCACCGTGGCGTCAACGAAGGTTTCTCCGGCGGTGAGAAGAAGCGCAACGAGATCTTCCAGCTGGCCGTGCTGGAACCGAAGCTGGCGATCCTCGACGAAACCGACTCAGGCCTGGACATCGACGCGCTCAAGAGCGTGGCTGACGGCGTCAACGCGCTGCGTTCGGCTGACCGTTCGTTCCTGGTCATCACCCACTACCAGCGCCTGCTCGATTACATCAAGCCGGACGTGGTGCACGTGCTGGCCGACGGCAAGATCGTGCAGAGCGGTGGCCCGGAACTGGCCCTGCAGCTGGAAGCGCACGGTTATGACTTTCTGAAGAACCGTGTGGTCCCGGAGGCAGCGGTCTGA
- the sufB gene encoding Fe-S cluster assembly protein SufB produces MATEIIDTVASGDTPNREIHEQLGRKYSAGFITDIESDSLPPGLDEDTIRALSAKKDEPEWMTQWRLDAYRHFLTMPMPNWAKLQIAAIDLQALSYYSAPKGPKYASLDEVPKELLDTYDKLGVPLHERAKLAGVAVDAVFDSVSVGTTFRKELAEKGVIFCSMSEAIKEHPELVKQYLGSVVPVGDNYFAALNSAVFSDGSFVFIPKGVRCPMELSTYFRINAGHTGQFERTLIICEDKAYVSYLEGCTAPMRDENQLHAAVVELVALEDAEIKYSTVQNWYPGDENGVGGIYNFVTKRAECRGARSKVTWTQVETGSAITWKYPSCVLLGDDSVGEFHSVALTHHRQQADTGTKMIHIGKRTKSKIVSKGISAGRGQNTYRGLVKVDRNADGARNYTQCDSLLIGKTSGAHTFPYIEVKNPSATVEHEATTSKISDDQLFYCRARGIDQENAVSMIVDGFCKQVFRELPMEFAVEAKKLLEVSLEGSVG; encoded by the coding sequence ATGGCCACCGAAATCATCGACACCGTTGCCTCCGGCGACACCCCCAACCGCGAGATCCATGAGCAGCTCGGCCGCAAGTATTCGGCCGGCTTCATCACGGACATCGAATCGGACTCGCTGCCGCCCGGCCTCGACGAGGACACCATCCGTGCCCTGTCGGCCAAGAAGGACGAGCCGGAATGGATGACCCAGTGGCGCCTGGACGCCTACCGGCACTTCCTGACCATGCCGATGCCGAACTGGGCGAAGCTGCAGATCGCCGCCATCGACCTGCAGGCGCTCAGCTACTACTCCGCGCCGAAGGGCCCGAAGTACGCCTCGCTGGATGAAGTGCCGAAGGAACTGCTGGACACCTACGACAAGCTGGGCGTGCCGCTGCATGAGCGCGCCAAGCTGGCCGGCGTGGCCGTGGACGCGGTGTTCGACTCCGTGTCCGTCGGCACCACCTTCCGCAAGGAACTGGCCGAGAAGGGCGTGATCTTCTGCTCGATGTCCGAGGCCATCAAGGAGCACCCGGAGCTGGTCAAGCAGTACCTGGGCAGCGTGGTGCCGGTGGGCGACAACTACTTCGCCGCGCTGAATTCGGCGGTGTTCTCCGATGGCAGCTTCGTGTTCATTCCCAAGGGTGTGCGCTGCCCGATGGAACTGAGCACCTATTTCCGTATCAACGCCGGCCACACCGGCCAGTTCGAACGCACCCTGATCATCTGCGAAGACAAGGCCTACGTGTCTTATCTCGAAGGCTGCACCGCGCCGATGCGCGATGAAAACCAGCTGCACGCCGCGGTGGTCGAGCTGGTCGCGCTGGAAGATGCGGAAATCAAGTACTCGACGGTGCAGAACTGGTACCCGGGCGACGAGAACGGCGTTGGCGGCATCTACAACTTCGTCACCAAGCGTGCCGAATGCCGTGGTGCGCGCAGCAAGGTGACCTGGACCCAGGTCGAAACCGGCTCGGCCATCACCTGGAAGTACCCCTCGTGCGTGCTGCTGGGCGACGACTCGGTGGGCGAGTTCCACTCGGTGGCGCTGACCCATCATCGCCAGCAGGCCGACACCGGCACCAAGATGATCCACATCGGCAAGCGCACCAAGAGCAAGATCGTCAGCAAGGGCATCAGCGCCGGCCGTGGCCAGAACACCTACCGTGGTCTGGTCAAGGTGGACCGCAATGCCGACGGCGCGCGCAACTACACCCAGTGCGACTCGCTGCTGATCGGCAAGACCTCCGGCGCGCACACCTTCCCGTACATCGAGGTCAAAAACCCGAGTGCGACGGTGGAGCATGAAGCAACCACCTCGAAGATCTCCGACGACCAGTTGTTCTATTGCCGCGCACGCGGCATCGACCAGGAAAACGCGGTGTCGATGATTGTCGACGGCTTCTGCAAACAGGTGTTCCGTGAACTGCCGATGGAGTTCGCGGTGGAAGCCAAGAAGCTGCTGGAAGTGTCGCTGGAAGGGTCGGTCGGTTAA
- a CDS encoding SUF system Fe-S cluster assembly regulator, with translation MLRVTKLTDYATVVLSVLAARPGDVLSATELAEYASLEPPTVSKLLKPLAQAGLVEGLRGVRGGYRLTRPADQISLFEVVEAMEGPLGLTECAHDHSQCGRELKCGARSSWRMINDVVSEALRKVSLAQILPPIPVADAPRRIAADVVS, from the coding sequence ATGCTCCGCGTCACCAAGCTCACTGATTACGCCACTGTGGTGCTTTCCGTGCTGGCCGCCCGTCCGGGCGATGTCCTGAGCGCCACCGAGCTGGCCGAATACGCCAGCCTGGAACCGCCCACTGTCAGCAAGCTGCTCAAGCCCCTGGCCCAGGCCGGGCTGGTGGAAGGCCTGCGCGGCGTGCGCGGCGGCTACCGCCTGACCCGTCCGGCTGACCAGATCAGCCTGTTCGAGGTGGTGGAAGCGATGGAAGGTCCGCTGGGCCTGACCGAATGCGCGCACGACCACAGCCAGTGCGGCCGTGAACTCAAGTGCGGCGCACGCAGCAGCTGGCGGATGATCAACGACGTGGTGTCCGAAGCACTGCGCAAGGTCAGCCTGGCCCAGATCCTGCCCCCTATTCCCGTTGCTGACGCCCCCCGCCGCATTGCGGCGGATGTCGTCTCCTGA
- a CDS encoding SET domain-containing protein: MPKKIQARKSAIHGNGVFAVAPLKAGERVIQYKGLLRSHADVDADDTGDVESGHTFLFTLNDDYVIDANYKGNDARWLNHSCDPNCEAVIEEAEGDNRREDKVFIEALRDIKPGEELTYNYGIVLAERHTARLKKIWECRCGAKKCTGTMLQPKR; encoded by the coding sequence ATGCCCAAGAAGATCCAAGCCCGCAAGTCCGCCATCCACGGTAACGGTGTGTTCGCCGTTGCGCCGCTGAAGGCCGGCGAGCGGGTCATCCAGTACAAGGGTCTGCTGCGCAGCCACGCCGATGTGGACGCCGATGATACCGGGGATGTGGAAAGCGGTCACACCTTCCTGTTCACCCTGAACGACGACTACGTCATTGATGCCAACTACAAGGGCAACGATGCGCGCTGGCTGAACCACAGCTGCGACCCCAACTGCGAGGCCGTGATCGAGGAAGCCGAAGGTGACAACCGCCGCGAGGACAAGGTGTTCATCGAGGCGCTGCGCGACATCAAGCCGGGCGAGGAACTGACCTACAACTACGGCATCGTGCTGGCCGAGCGCCACACCGCGCGCCTGAAGAAGATCTGGGAATGCCGCTGCGGTGCGAAGAAGTGCACCGGAACGATGCTGCAGCCGAAGCGGTAG
- a CDS encoding DUF1439 domain-containing protein: MTLRPLLLRLAASTALIAAAVGAQAAPSISGKELSVGAADVQQYLEGSFPRTQSVLSGLANVTMSRPQLTLPQGSRLDLGLDVAAALGGGAPAPLGRVTLSSGLRYDAQTQGFHLDQPSVDEFTPVNGGGRLDSNTRSLLNAALVEYARREPIYKIDPTVAAVLGALQVQSAQVRDGKLVVTFNQSLGSIVPAGMLGN, translated from the coding sequence ATGACCCTACGCCCCCTGCTCCTCCGCCTGGCCGCCAGCACCGCACTGATCGCCGCCGCCGTCGGCGCACAGGCCGCACCCAGCATTTCCGGCAAGGAACTCTCGGTGGGTGCCGCCGATGTGCAGCAGTATCTGGAGGGCAGCTTCCCGCGCACGCAGAGCGTCCTGAGCGGACTGGCCAACGTCACCATGAGCCGTCCGCAGCTGACCCTTCCGCAGGGCAGCCGCCTGGATCTGGGTCTGGACGTAGCGGCCGCATTGGGAGGTGGTGCCCCAGCGCCGCTGGGGCGGGTCACGCTGAGCAGCGGCCTGCGCTACGACGCGCAGACCCAGGGTTTCCACCTTGATCAACCGTCGGTGGATGAATTCACCCCGGTCAACGGTGGCGGGCGGCTGGATTCCAACACCCGCAGCCTTCTCAACGCCGCACTTGTCGAATACGCCCGCCGCGAGCCGATCTACAAGATCGACCCGACCGTCGCCGCGGTGCTGGGCGCGCTGCAGGTGCAGTCGGCCCAGGTGCGCGATGGCAAGCTGGTAGTGACGTTCAACCAGAGCCTGGGCTCCATCGTGCCCGCTGGCATGCTGGGCAATTGA
- a CDS encoding DUF3861 family protein: protein MTSSSQRYRITVTPIEKDGLQCSGRCTIELEHRAQQDWMRLLEAARRQSGLSGDERAAAVVATQLLLDLARRHADEPGHPLTALQPQLDEVLAALDAVQRG from the coding sequence ATGACCAGTTCTTCCCAGCGCTACCGCATTACCGTTACCCCGATCGAAAAAGATGGGTTGCAGTGCAGTGGTCGCTGCACCATCGAACTGGAACACCGCGCCCAGCAGGACTGGATGCGCCTGCTGGAGGCCGCACGCCGCCAGAGCGGCCTGAGTGGCGACGAGCGCGCCGCCGCCGTGGTGGCCACTCAGTTGCTGCTGGACCTGGCCCGCCGCCATGCGGACGAACCTGGACACCCGTTGACCGCACTGCAGCCGCAACTGGATGAAGTGCTGGCGGCGCTGGACGCGGTCCAGCGCGGCTGA
- a CDS encoding HU family DNA-binding protein: MAKTAKKAAPKKAAKKVATKAAAKPAAPKPIKEVLTKSGLVAHIAEASGVVAKDVRAVLASLESAVASSVHKKGAGSFTLPGLLKITAVAVPAKPKRKGINPFTKEEQWFAAKPATTKLKVRPLKKLKDAAL, from the coding sequence ATGGCAAAGACCGCTAAGAAGGCTGCCCCGAAGAAGGCAGCGAAGAAAGTCGCAACGAAGGCAGCCGCCAAGCCGGCCGCACCGAAGCCGATCAAGGAAGTGCTGACCAAGTCCGGCCTGGTTGCACACATCGCTGAAGCCTCTGGCGTTGTCGCCAAGGACGTCCGCGCCGTGCTGGCCTCGCTGGAAAGCGCAGTGGCCTCTTCGGTGCACAAGAAGGGCGCTGGCAGCTTCACCCTGCCGGGCCTGCTGAAGATCACGGCCGTTGCCGTTCCGGCCAAGCCGAAGCGCAAGGGCATCAACCCGTTCACCAAGGAAGAGCAGTGGTTCGCCGCCAAGCCGGCCACCACCAAGCTGAAGGTGCGTCCGCTCAAGAAGCTCAAGGACGCCGCGCTGTAA
- a CDS encoding OsmC family protein, with translation MGISRHAKAHWEGDLKTGKGQLSTPQSGLLDNTRYAFSSRFGDEKGTNPEELIAAAHAGCFTMALSAKLTEAGFPPTTLDTEAKVDLSMEGGPQLSQITLSVKAVVPGIDETQFRAVADDAKQNCPVSKALSAVPISLKAELAS, from the coding sequence ATGGGCATTTCGCGTCACGCCAAAGCACACTGGGAAGGTGACCTGAAGACAGGCAAGGGACAATTGAGCACGCCACAGAGTGGCCTGCTGGACAACACCCGCTATGCCTTCAGCAGCCGTTTCGGCGATGAAAAGGGCACCAATCCGGAAGAGCTGATCGCCGCCGCGCACGCGGGCTGCTTCACCATGGCACTGTCGGCCAAGCTGACCGAAGCCGGTTTTCCTCCGACCACGCTGGACACCGAAGCGAAGGTAGACCTGTCGATGGAGGGCGGTCCGCAGCTGTCGCAGATCACCCTGTCGGTCAAGGCGGTGGTGCCGGGCATCGATGAGACCCAGTTCCGTGCCGTGGCTGATGACGCCAAGCAGAACTGCCCGGTTTCCAAGGCATTGAGTGCGGTGCCGATCAGCCTCAAGGCCGAACTGGCCAGCTGA
- a CDS encoding PhzF family phenazine biosynthesis protein — protein sequence MSSRRFLQLDVFSPYPGAGNPLAVVLDAEGLDEARMQAIARWTRLPETTFVFAPQAPGSSYRIRMFSPQKEVPFAGHPSVGTAHAVLEAGLAAPVDGVLVQDGIAGQLPLRISGEGAQRSIAIRTPRAAVAEVTRADDPRLQAALRGWALGALPPARMDGGRSWWVVELADEATLRGLAPDWDAIAQLAESTGSMGVFAYARSTDVAYDLAVRAFVGNGRRFEDAASGAANAVLAAWLDSREAVPGNGRDYVVSQGREVGHDARLHLHIDAEGDVWSGGQVQTVITGTIDW from the coding sequence ATGTCTTCGCGTCGTTTTCTGCAGTTGGATGTGTTTTCCCCCTACCCGGGTGCCGGCAACCCGCTGGCGGTGGTGCTGGACGCCGAAGGCCTGGACGAGGCCCGCATGCAGGCCATTGCGCGCTGGACGCGGCTGCCGGAAACGACCTTCGTGTTCGCCCCGCAGGCCCCGGGTAGCAGCTACCGGATCCGCATGTTCAGCCCGCAGAAGGAAGTGCCGTTCGCCGGGCACCCCAGCGTCGGCACCGCGCATGCGGTGCTCGAGGCGGGTCTGGCCGCTCCGGTGGATGGCGTGCTGGTGCAGGACGGTATTGCCGGCCAGCTGCCTTTGCGGATCAGTGGCGAAGGCGCACAGCGCAGCATTGCCATCCGCACCCCGCGCGCAGCGGTGGCGGAGGTGACTCGCGCCGATGACCCGCGCCTTCAGGCTGCGTTGCGCGGCTGGGCCCTGGGCGCGCTGCCGCCGGCGCGAATGGACGGCGGACGCAGCTGGTGGGTGGTGGAACTGGCCGATGAAGCGACCTTGCGTGGCCTGGCACCGGACTGGGACGCCATTGCGCAGCTGGCCGAGAGCACGGGCAGCATGGGTGTGTTTGCCTATGCGCGCAGCACCGATGTGGCGTATGACCTGGCGGTGCGCGCCTTTGTCGGCAACGGCCGGCGCTTCGAGGATGCGGCGTCAGGTGCCGCCAATGCGGTGCTGGCGGCGTGGCTGGACAGCCGCGAGGCGGTGCCGGGCAACGGGCGGGACTATGTGGTGAGCCAGGGCCGCGAGGTCGGGCACGATGCACGTCTGCATCTGCATATCGATGCGGAAGGCGACGTGTGGTCGGGGGGGCAGGTGCAGACGGTGATCACCGGCACGATTGATTGGTGA